A genomic region of Lysinibacillus sp. 2017 contains the following coding sequences:
- a CDS encoding DMT family transporter — protein sequence MKNKRLIGFLLVVAGSFFWGIGGTVTQQLFSLGIDVGWLVSTRLVIAGILLLLTQAIFKDRKQIIHIWQDKSSALRLVIFAVFGMLAVQYTYMASIKEGNAAVATLLQYLAPVMIIVWVVLRGQSKFTKKDAVTIILALGGSFFLLTNGSLSALAVPLPAIIWGLLSGVTLAFYTLYAIQLLRRFDSLVVVGWAMFLAGVTMSFFKAPWDVDVSSWTGTTILYLVIVIIFGTMLAFWFYIESLKTLNAKETSLLGNIEPLTAVLATVLWLKEPFGSFQWFGATLILVMMVYIALKAERK from the coding sequence ATGAAAAATAAAAGATTGATTGGATTTTTACTTGTTGTAGCGGGCAGTTTTTTCTGGGGAATTGGCGGAACGGTGACGCAGCAGCTATTTTCACTAGGGATTGATGTCGGCTGGCTTGTGTCAACACGCCTTGTCATTGCAGGAATTCTGCTACTACTTACGCAAGCAATTTTTAAAGACCGCAAACAAATTATTCACATTTGGCAGGACAAATCTTCCGCGCTACGACTGGTCATTTTCGCAGTTTTCGGCATGCTTGCGGTACAGTATACATATATGGCTTCCATAAAAGAAGGCAATGCCGCGGTCGCTACATTACTACAATATTTAGCGCCTGTCATGATTATCGTGTGGGTCGTACTACGCGGGCAATCCAAATTCACGAAAAAAGATGCAGTTACCATCATACTTGCACTTGGCGGTAGTTTCTTCTTATTAACGAATGGCTCTTTATCCGCACTGGCTGTTCCGTTACCCGCCATTATTTGGGGATTATTATCTGGAGTCACATTAGCGTTCTACACACTTTATGCAATTCAACTATTAAGACGCTTTGATTCACTCGTTGTGGTCGGCTGGGCAATGTTTCTTGCAGGAGTAACTATGAGCTTCTTTAAAGCGCCTTGGGATGTGGATGTATCCAGTTGGACTGGCACTACAATCCTTTACTTAGTAATTGTCATCATTTTCGGGACGATGCTGGCGTTTTGGTTTTACATTGAAAGCTTGAAAACCTTAAACGCTAAAGAAACAAGTCTCCTTGGTAATATCGAGCCACTGACTGCTGTTCTCGCAACAGTTTTATGGTTAAAGGAACCGTTTGGATCGTTTCAATGGTTTGGCGCAACGCTGATTTTGGTTATGATGGTTTATATTGCGTTAAAGGCGGAGAGGAAGTAA
- a CDS encoding DUF4179 domain-containing protein has protein sequence MSDFKPNHEEDYFKLLDGLPIDPSISTAQQLALKRLKKQQTRKKRGIQLIVVAAILMITLLSSIRYSTNFAQAMYQVPIFKPLVEMIAFDKGMEDILANQYFEEINESQTLDGKTLTITGVVADESGMIISYKLQSDEDLAEIFGVIPEVLQNNEPIQAGVSSSWSAQEEGTFEIENTFEISAPQGMDYSSKDFELQLSLRDRPDTVFEIPFTLKKEIKASEHYKIDKQVVVDGQRFTMNELVISPLRTEIVLSIHPNNTKRILDFGDIQIYDERQEQWGKIRNGTSGFGSLDDEKFSLMLESNYFRIPKSITVEFSDIEVIDKKDEIIEIDFEKKQVLTQAEGVIKELEIGDNYEIQYKVFPTNKHTHKTYFSEVTDANGEEFHFSNAWISDDDGFLLVGQQLDKELITTSTSLVNPVQLKLSRYEQYLSGVGVVEVDLK, from the coding sequence ATGAGTGATTTTAAGCCAAATCATGAAGAGGACTATTTCAAATTGCTTGACGGCCTGCCGATTGATCCATCCATATCAACAGCACAACAACTTGCTCTAAAGCGTTTAAAGAAGCAACAGACCCGTAAGAAAAGGGGCATTCAATTAATTGTAGTTGCGGCAATTTTGATGATTACACTTTTAAGTTCAATTCGTTATTCAACTAATTTTGCACAAGCCATGTATCAAGTACCGATTTTTAAGCCGTTAGTTGAAATGATAGCGTTTGATAAAGGTATGGAGGATATTCTTGCAAATCAGTATTTTGAAGAAATAAATGAAAGTCAAACGCTGGATGGAAAAACGCTTACGATTACAGGTGTTGTAGCAGATGAATCGGGAATGATTATCTCTTATAAGTTGCAATCAGACGAAGATTTAGCTGAGATTTTTGGTGTTATACCTGAAGTACTGCAAAATAATGAGCCTATTCAAGCAGGTGTTAGTAGTAGCTGGTCTGCACAAGAAGAGGGCACATTCGAGATAGAAAATACCTTTGAAATTTCGGCGCCACAAGGAATGGACTATTCTTCAAAAGATTTTGAGTTGCAGTTATCATTACGCGACCGACCTGACACGGTATTTGAAATTCCATTCACTTTGAAGAAGGAGATTAAAGCATCTGAACACTACAAAATCGATAAACAAGTCGTAGTGGATGGGCAACGCTTTACAATGAATGAACTGGTTATTTCTCCATTGCGCACAGAAATCGTGTTATCGATTCATCCAAATAATACAAAACGAATTCTTGATTTTGGGGATATCCAAATTTATGATGAGCGTCAGGAACAATGGGGGAAAATTAGAAATGGTACTTCAGGTTTTGGCAGTTTAGATGATGAAAAATTTAGCCTGATGCTTGAGAGTAATTATTTTAGAATACCAAAAAGTATAACGGTTGAATTTAGTGATATTGAAGTAATTGATAAAAAAGATGAAATTATTGAAATAGATTTTGAAAAGAAGCAGGTTTTGACCCAAGCAGAAGGAGTAATCAAAGAACTTGAAATTGGCGACAATTATGAAATCCAGTATAAGGTGTTCCCAACGAATAAACATACTCATAAAACTTACTTTAGTGAAGTAACCGATGCAAATGGAGAAGAGTTTCACTTTAGTAACGCATGGATTTCAGACGATGATGGTTTTCTGCTAGTGGGGCAACAACTTGATAAAGAGTTAATAACTACTTCTACATCACTAGTAAATCCGGTACAACTAAAACTTTCACGTTATGAGCAATATTTGAGCGGAGTGGGGGTTGTTGAGGTGGACCTTAAATAA
- a CDS encoding sigma-70 family RNA polymerase sigma factor encodes MDEIDLAKRAIRGDEQAQLQLLTLYQDTMYRVAFSYLHNEHDANDALQEMMYQALKNMNKVQSPHYFKTWLVRIVINTSLGIKRKQNGVILTDQIIEQPQQVNELIELNEMISLLTIEQQQLIHLKYFRDLKNSEIAQIQNIPEGTVKSRLHHSLSKLKRIFREGDMS; translated from the coding sequence ATGGATGAAATCGACTTAGCAAAACGTGCCATTCGAGGTGATGAGCAGGCACAATTACAACTGTTAACATTGTATCAAGACACGATGTACCGCGTGGCTTTTAGTTATTTACATAATGAACATGACGCCAACGATGCCCTCCAAGAAATGATGTATCAAGCACTAAAAAATATGAATAAAGTGCAGTCACCACACTATTTTAAAACATGGCTTGTTCGAATTGTCATCAATACGAGTTTAGGCATAAAACGAAAGCAAAATGGAGTAATTTTAACAGACCAAATAATTGAACAACCGCAACAGGTAAACGAACTCATTGAATTAAATGAAATGATTTCACTATTAACGATTGAACAACAACAATTAATTCATCTGAAATATTTTCGAGATTTAAAAAATAGTGAAATTGCACAAATTCAAAATATACCAGAGGGCACGGTTAAATCGAGATTGCATCATTCATTAAGCAAACTAAAACGGATTTTCAGAGAGGGGGATATGTCATGA
- a CDS encoding RNA polymerase sigma factor, with the protein MRNLDFDKIYEQQFQKLYQYIRYMVSNAELAEDLTQETFLKFYKAKFRHEASAVTFIRQIARNLVYDHYRKKGLIEWLPFTKSHEKQEITYVPHDWIIQEEDRQTIYEALHQLKPMQREVLIYRKIEELSIKETCEIMGISDMKLVNTQRSAMKALQSILGGDIDEY; encoded by the coding sequence GTGAGAAACTTGGATTTTGATAAGATTTATGAGCAGCAATTTCAAAAATTATATCAATACATACGTTATATGGTGTCGAATGCGGAGCTAGCGGAAGACTTGACACAGGAGACGTTTTTAAAGTTTTATAAAGCAAAGTTTAGACACGAAGCAAGCGCTGTGACATTCATTCGGCAAATCGCAAGAAATTTAGTGTATGACCATTATCGTAAAAAAGGATTAATTGAATGGCTGCCTTTTACAAAATCACATGAAAAACAAGAAATAACTTATGTGCCCCATGATTGGATCATCCAAGAAGAAGACCGACAAACCATTTATGAAGCCTTACATCAGCTAAAGCCAATGCAGCGAGAAGTGCTCATTTATCGGAAAATTGAAGAACTCTCCATTAAGGAAACATGTGAAATTATGGGGATTTCAGATATGAAATTAGTCAATACACAACGAAGTGCTATGAAAGCTCTTCAAAGCATTTTAGGAGGTGACATTGATGAATATTGA
- a CDS encoding AAA family ATPase, protein MANRLFVVTIGKTHSGKTTFANELKQKLSNSVVIDQEAHVEFLQSYYQDSLPKQGNHTMKNTMSKLALDYYISCTNTNMILCNTHLSRVHRSTIFEKIFTKNKFTRILIYFDIPDEVIIARIKESNRSTSPFRSDCSTFEEVLALQKEASKQNEEYPQMDEADYIFIINDNHNHDAVIEEILQISAQLTSMVLPS, encoded by the coding sequence ATGGCCAATCGATTATTTGTAGTGACCATTGGAAAGACTCACAGTGGGAAGACAACTTTTGCAAATGAACTCAAACAAAAACTTTCCAATTCCGTTGTGATTGACCAAGAAGCGCATGTCGAGTTTCTTCAATCTTACTATCAAGACTCCCTTCCAAAACAAGGAAATCATACTATGAAGAATACGATGTCAAAATTGGCGCTTGATTATTATATTTCCTGTACAAACACAAATATGATTTTATGTAATACTCATTTAAGTCGTGTACATCGTTCAACCATTTTCGAAAAAATATTTACAAAAAATAAATTCACACGTATCCTCATCTATTTTGATATTCCTGACGAAGTAATTATTGCACGGATAAAAGAAAGTAATCGCAGTACTTCTCCTTTTCGCAGTGATTGTTCAACTTTTGAAGAAGTGCTAGCTCTTCAAAAGGAAGCGTCCAAGCAAAATGAAGAATATCCACAAATGGATGAAGCCGATTATATTTTTATTATTAATGACAACCACAATCATGATGCTGTCATTGAAGAAATCCTACAAATTTCAGCTCAATTGACTTCGATGGTATTACCTTCATAA
- a CDS encoding nucleoside 2-deoxyribosyltransferase: protein MKAYLANGLFSIGDRYVNEVIAKELRAAMPSIELYVPQENDAINDKNAYADSLTIARADLDSLKASDVLIAVIDGVEIDSGVAAEIGAFSMLNRPIVALLSDVRQLGRTNTKKIDALIADGTENQFIYRNLFVIGLVKENGVVVSTVQEVVEAVKKIENQS from the coding sequence ATGAAAGCTTATTTAGCAAATGGGTTATTCTCAATAGGGGATCGCTATGTCAATGAAGTGATTGCAAAAGAGCTACGCGCGGCAATGCCGAGTATTGAGCTATATGTACCACAGGAAAACGATGCAATTAACGATAAAAATGCCTACGCAGATAGCTTAACGATTGCACGTGCAGATTTAGACAGTTTGAAGGCAAGCGATGTCCTTATTGCGGTCATTGATGGCGTGGAAATCGACTCAGGCGTTGCTGCTGAAATCGGCGCGTTCTCAATGTTGAATCGTCCCATCGTGGCGTTATTATCAGATGTTCGTCAATTAGGTCGTACGAATACGAAAAAAATTGATGCACTCATTGCCGATGGTACGGAAAATCAATTTATTTACCGAAATTTATTTGTTATTGGTTTGGTTAAGGAAAATGGTGTTGTCGTTTCTACTGTGCAAGAGGTTGTAGAAGCAGTGAAGAAAATCGAAAATCAGTCATAA
- a CDS encoding DUF1648 domain-containing protein, whose translation MNSFERPKLHIPKTKLEWISDSLGYVALAVMVGLIVFNWSKMPDQIPAHFGISGEVDRWGSKMELFILPGIAIFLQIVMTVVEKFPETHNYPARFNESNAEAFYTNSRQTVNYMKNIINVLFAYAVYITISIALGTEATLGWPFFGLLALLLIVMVWKMIGIYKIK comes from the coding sequence ATGAATAGTTTTGAACGACCAAAATTACATATTCCAAAAACAAAATTAGAATGGATTTCTGATAGTCTTGGTTATGTTGCACTTGCTGTGATGGTTGGACTTATCGTTTTTAATTGGAGCAAGATGCCTGACCAAATTCCCGCACACTTTGGCATATCAGGCGAGGTTGACCGTTGGGGTTCGAAAATGGAGCTATTCATATTACCAGGGATTGCAATTTTCCTTCAAATAGTGATGACGGTAGTTGAAAAGTTTCCAGAAACGCATAACTATCCAGCTCGTTTCAATGAATCCAATGCAGAAGCGTTCTATACAAACAGCCGCCAGACGGTAAACTATATGAAAAATATTATCAATGTTTTGTTTGCATATGCCGTCTATATTACTATTAGCATTGCACTTGGTACCGAAGCAACTTTGGGTTGGCCATTTTTTGGTTTGCTGGCATTATTATTGATTGTGATGGTATGGAAAATGATAGGAATTTATAAAATTAAGTAA
- a CDS encoding DedA family protein gives MLLEFIQFLREIDKVIFYYIKELGVYIYLLLFAVVFTKTAFVLLTFLPGDSTVFTSGTLAAIDKLDLTVLFIVFILATTLADSNNYYIGKTIQKIPLKYRPLERFIPDQTIEKAHQFLINYDRVAITFSRFVPLMRTMTPFISGYMNYSYWKFVRYNFAGAVIWTAVWLFGGYLLGNVPWVEDNLVLTLAIISVFVFVFTGYAYVKQFKKKQKPSL, from the coding sequence GTGCTACTAGAATTCATTCAATTTTTACGTGAGATCGATAAAGTTATTTTCTATTACATAAAAGAGCTAGGAGTTTATATATACTTATTACTATTCGCCGTTGTTTTTACGAAAACTGCCTTTGTACTGTTAACTTTTTTACCTGGTGACAGTACCGTGTTTACTAGTGGCACGCTAGCTGCAATTGATAAATTGGATTTAACAGTTTTGTTCATCGTATTTATTTTGGCGACCACCCTTGCCGATAGTAATAACTATTATATTGGCAAAACGATCCAGAAAATCCCATTAAAGTACAGGCCGTTAGAACGATTCATACCTGACCAAACGATTGAAAAGGCACATCAATTTTTAATCAATTATGACCGTGTTGCCATTACGTTTTCACGCTTTGTTCCATTAATGCGTACGATGACGCCATTTATATCCGGTTATATGAACTATTCGTATTGGAAATTTGTTCGTTATAACTTTGCCGGTGCCGTTATTTGGACAGCTGTTTGGCTGTTTGGCGGCTATTTACTTGGCAATGTCCCGTGGGTTGAAGACAATTTAGTACTAACCCTTGCCATTATTTCCGTATTCGTCTTTGTCTTTACTGGCTATGCATATGTGAAACAATTTAAGAAAAAACAAAAGCCCTCTTTATAA
- the namA gene encoding NADPH dehydrogenase NamA codes for MSLLFKPFSIRNLTLKNRLVMAPMCMYEANDDGFVKPFHVVHYASRAMGGIGSIILEATAVCPQGRITASDLGIWSDAHIPGLKEITEQIKAYGTVPGIQLAHAGRKATVDGETFAPSAIAYNESYKVPTEMSLEQIKVVIEQFKVAAERAIKAGFEVLEIHGAHGYLINEFLSPLSNKRTDSYGGSTENRYRLLREIIDAIRSIWDGVLFVRISADDYAEGGLNAQDYVQISEWMKEQDVDLIDVSTGSVVPATIDTFPLYQVPHAVKVREAGLPVGAVGLITTGKEAESILQNKQADVIIIGRELLRDPYFAYHAAKELDVKLTPAVKTYQRAW; via the coding sequence ATGAGTTTATTATTTAAACCTTTTTCTATACGAAATCTAACATTAAAGAATCGCCTTGTGATGGCGCCTATGTGTATGTATGAAGCAAATGACGATGGATTTGTAAAACCGTTCCATGTCGTGCATTATGCGAGTCGTGCGATGGGTGGGATTGGCAGTATCATTTTGGAAGCTACAGCGGTTTGTCCACAAGGTCGAATTACAGCAAGTGATTTAGGGATTTGGTCAGATGCACATATCCCAGGGTTAAAAGAAATTACAGAGCAGATTAAAGCTTATGGGACTGTGCCAGGAATTCAGCTTGCTCATGCAGGTCGAAAAGCGACAGTGGATGGTGAAACTTTTGCTCCTTCAGCGATTGCCTATAATGAGAGCTATAAAGTGCCAACAGAAATGTCACTTGAACAAATTAAAGTGGTAATTGAACAGTTTAAAGTAGCTGCAGAACGTGCAATAAAAGCTGGTTTTGAAGTATTAGAAATTCACGGTGCCCACGGTTATTTAATTAATGAATTTTTATCGCCATTATCGAATAAACGTACCGATTCATATGGGGGTTCCACAGAAAATCGCTATCGTTTATTACGTGAAATTATTGATGCGATTCGTTCAATTTGGGATGGCGTGTTATTCGTGCGTATTTCTGCAGATGATTATGCAGAGGGAGGATTAAACGCACAAGATTATGTGCAAATCTCCGAATGGATGAAAGAACAGGATGTTGATTTAATCGATGTTTCGACGGGTTCCGTTGTACCAGCAACAATTGATACGTTTCCGTTATACCAAGTGCCACATGCTGTAAAAGTACGTGAAGCAGGCTTACCAGTGGGTGCAGTTGGGCTTATTACGACAGGGAAAGAAGCGGAGAGTATTTTACAAAACAAACAGGCTGATGTCATTATTATTGGCCGTGAATTATTGCGCGATCCATACTTTGCGTATCATGCTGCAAAAGAACTTGATGTCAAATTAACACCAGCTGTAAAAACATATCAGCGTGCTTGGTAA
- a CDS encoding IS1182 family transposase, with protein MIPKQETLNLSPYMALYDLIIPKDNMLRQINELVDFSFILDELKNKYCLDNGRNAIPPIRMFKYLLLKVIHDLSDVDLVERSKYDMSFKYFLDMAPEDEVINPSSLTKFRRLRLQDVNLLDLLIQKTVEVALEKDILTSKMLIVDATHTKARFNQKSPKEFLQEKAKNVRKAVYQIDEQMKEKFPVKPTTNELEDELAYCHQVVQVVETQSKMAQVPAVQEKLNVLKEVIEDTNFHLSYSSDPDARVGHKTADSSFFGFKTHIAMSDERIITAAVVTTGEASDGHYLKELIEKSKSTGMAFDTLLADTAYSSKENLTYVKDEKIQLVSKLHPLITNGHKKNDLFTFNKDADLYVCPAGHLAKRKAIVKRPDESKRNDQLKYYFDIKKCKVCPIKENCYKEGARTKTYNVTIKSTEHVEQEEFQNTEEFKKLSKERYKIEAKNSELKNGHGYHTANSTGLFGMEIQSATTIFAVNLKRILKLINLKE; from the coding sequence ATGATTCCTAAACAAGAAACCCTAAATTTAAGCCCTTATATGGCTCTTTATGATTTAATCATTCCAAAAGATAATATGCTTCGCCAAATCAATGAACTTGTTGATTTTTCATTTATTTTGGATGAGCTAAAAAATAAATATTGTTTAGATAATGGTCGAAATGCCATCCCACCGATTCGTATGTTTAAATATCTACTTTTAAAAGTGATACATGATCTATCGGATGTAGATTTAGTTGAACGTTCAAAATATGATATGTCATTCAAATATTTCTTAGATATGGCGCCAGAAGATGAAGTCATTAATCCAAGTTCTCTCACAAAATTCCGTCGTCTTCGACTTCAAGATGTGAATCTCTTAGATTTATTAATTCAAAAGACCGTTGAAGTTGCTTTAGAAAAAGACATTCTTACGAGTAAAATGCTTATAGTCGACGCAACACATACAAAAGCACGTTTTAATCAGAAATCTCCTAAAGAATTTTTACAAGAAAAAGCGAAAAATGTGCGTAAAGCTGTTTATCAAATTGATGAACAAATGAAAGAAAAATTTCCTGTCAAGCCAACAACAAATGAGCTAGAAGATGAATTAGCTTACTGCCATCAAGTGGTACAAGTCGTTGAAACACAATCAAAAATGGCACAAGTTCCAGCTGTACAAGAAAAGTTAAATGTTTTAAAAGAAGTGATTGAAGATACAAACTTTCATCTTAGTTACTCAAGTGACCCAGATGCACGTGTTGGTCATAAAACAGCGGACTCCTCTTTCTTTGGATTCAAAACCCATATTGCGATGAGTGATGAACGAATTATTACAGCGGCAGTGGTAACGACGGGCGAAGCAAGCGACGGGCACTACTTGAAAGAGTTAATTGAAAAAAGTAAAAGCACAGGCATGGCATTCGATACCCTATTAGCAGACACAGCGTATTCAAGTAAAGAGAATTTAACCTATGTCAAAGATGAAAAAATTCAACTCGTATCAAAACTACACCCATTAATTACGAATGGACATAAAAAAAATGACTTATTTACTTTCAATAAAGACGCTGACTTATACGTATGTCCAGCAGGGCATTTAGCAAAAAGAAAAGCGATTGTGAAAAGACCTGACGAATCCAAAAGAAACGATCAATTGAAATATTACTTCGATATTAAAAAATGTAAGGTTTGCCCTATCAAAGAAAATTGTTATAAAGAAGGTGCTAGAACAAAAACCTATAACGTAACAATTAAATCAACAGAGCATGTAGAACAGGAAGAATTTCAAAATACGGAGGAATTCAAAAAACTTTCTAAAGAACGTTATAAAATTGAGGCAAAAAATAGTGAATTAAAGAATGGGCACGGCTATCATACGGCAAATAGCACGGGTCTATTTGGCATGGAAATACAAAGTGCCACAACCATCTTTGCGGTCAATTTAAAACGGATATTAAAACTAATAAACTTAAAAGAATAA
- a CDS encoding chemotaxis protein CheW has translation MGFEKAVVFACGTEDYAVPVDQVVSIEKLERVTPIPHLPNYLLGFTRIRGELTPVIDFERILYNRPTTTDTSKVIVLSTDVVNYGLLVGDAKEILDFDESVLKQMGLVNYEKTKYFTAVANLEDRMISCVDPSILVNSLEGIREIINYLHKMLENEAEQTNA, from the coding sequence ATGGGATTTGAAAAAGCGGTCGTTTTTGCATGTGGAACTGAAGACTACGCAGTACCAGTAGACCAAGTTGTATCGATTGAAAAGTTAGAGCGTGTGACACCGATACCACATTTACCAAATTATTTGCTTGGTTTTACCCGTATTCGTGGTGAGCTAACACCAGTCATTGATTTTGAACGAATTTTATACAATCGTCCAACGACAACGGATACATCAAAAGTGATTGTATTATCCACAGATGTGGTGAATTACGGTTTACTCGTTGGAGATGCGAAAGAAATTTTAGATTTTGATGAAAGTGTATTAAAACAAATGGGCTTAGTGAATTATGAAAAAACAAAATACTTCACAGCTGTTGCCAATTTGGAAGACCGTATGATTTCATGCGTGGATCCAAGTATTTTAGTTAATTCATTAGAAGGCATTCGTGAAATAATCAATTATTTACACAAAATGCTGGAGAATGAAGCTGAACAAACAAATGCATAA
- a CDS encoding M20/M25/M40 family metallo-hydrolase, whose protein sequence is MSRLVEEFLELVQIDSETKHEEVIAPILVKKLEDMGFDVFQDDAHTRNGHGAGNIIATLKGDDSIEPIYFTVHMDTVVPGNGIKPEIREDGYIYSDGTTILGADDKAGMAAIFEMARRIKEKDIKHGTIQFIITAGEESGLKGAKELDPSKIIAKYGFAVDSDGKVGGIVVAAPFQAKVNVKVFGKTAHAGVAPEKGISAITVAAKAVAQMKLGRLDEETTANIGRFEGGKATNIVCDEVTIFAEARSIDETKLNAQTAHMKETFERVAKEFGARAEVEIALAYPGFRVTENDKVVQVAQAAAKIIGRTPQLGISGGGSDANVIAGFGIPTVNLSVGYEDIHTTSERIPVEELEKLADLLEEIIKQTSK, encoded by the coding sequence ATGAGTCGCTTAGTAGAAGAATTTTTAGAATTAGTACAAATTGATTCTGAAACAAAACATGAAGAAGTAATCGCCCCAATTTTAGTGAAAAAACTAGAAGATATGGGCTTTGATGTATTCCAAGATGATGCACATACACGTAACGGACACGGCGCGGGTAACATCATCGCTACTTTAAAAGGTGATGATTCTATCGAGCCAATCTACTTTACTGTACATATGGATACGGTAGTACCTGGCAATGGTATTAAACCAGAAATCCGTGAAGACGGCTACATTTATTCAGATGGCACAACAATTTTAGGTGCAGACGATAAAGCAGGTATGGCAGCAATTTTCGAAATGGCACGTCGTATTAAAGAAAAAGACATCAAACATGGTACAATCCAATTTATCATTACAGCAGGTGAAGAAAGCGGCTTAAAAGGCGCGAAAGAATTAGACCCTTCAAAAATTATTGCAAAATACGGTTTTGCCGTAGATAGCGATGGTAAAGTAGGCGGAATCGTAGTTGCAGCGCCATTCCAAGCAAAAGTGAATGTAAAAGTATTTGGTAAAACTGCGCATGCTGGTGTTGCACCTGAAAAAGGGATATCAGCGATTACAGTAGCTGCAAAAGCGGTTGCACAAATGAAACTTGGTCGTTTAGACGAAGAAACAACAGCGAATATTGGCCGTTTCGAAGGTGGTAAAGCAACAAATATCGTATGTGATGAAGTAACAATTTTTGCAGAAGCTCGTTCGATCGACGAAACAAAATTAAATGCACAAACTGCACATATGAAAGAAACATTTGAACGTGTTGCGAAAGAATTTGGTGCACGTGCTGAAGTGGAAATTGCACTAGCATACCCAGGTTTCCGTGTTACAGAAAATGATAAAGTTGTACAAGTGGCACAAGCTGCAGCAAAAATAATTGGTCGTACACCACAGCTAGGTATTTCAGGTGGTGGTAGTGATGCAAACGTCATCGCTGGGTTCGGCATTCCAACAGTTAATTTATCAGTAGGCTATGAAGATATTCACACAACTAGTGAAAGAATACCGGTTGAAGAATTAGAGAAATTAGCCGATTTATTAGAAGAAATTATTAAACAAACATCTAAATAA
- a CDS encoding AAA family ATPase: MFLKSVKLKKEQIQDYRQYPFSIPFVRYMDELDLDAPVTFFVGENGAGKSTLLEAIADQIGFNPAGGSTQNYKAYDVDQSESALGDYVKLSWWPKVTNGFFLRAETFYQFASHLDDTDMNGYRAYGGKSLHHQSHGESFFSLFQHRFNGQAIYLLDEPEAALSPTRQLAFLTLINDLVKQGNVQFIIATHSPILLGYPDAVIYQFDEQGIEPIEYEQTEHVQVTSYFLKHREKMLKDLFEEDEEEF; the protein is encoded by the coding sequence ATGTTTCTAAAATCCGTCAAACTAAAAAAAGAACAAATTCAAGATTATCGACAGTATCCATTTTCAATACCGTTCGTGCGCTACATGGATGAGCTTGATTTAGATGCACCGGTGACGTTTTTCGTTGGAGAAAATGGTGCAGGAAAGTCAACTTTGCTCGAAGCCATCGCAGATCAAATTGGATTTAATCCAGCAGGTGGGAGCACGCAAAATTACAAGGCATATGATGTGGATCAGTCGGAATCGGCACTCGGTGATTATGTCAAATTATCATGGTGGCCGAAAGTAACGAATGGCTTTTTCTTGCGAGCAGAAACCTTTTATCAATTCGCATCGCATTTAGACGACACCGATATGAACGGCTATAGGGCATATGGGGGGAAGTCACTTCACCATCAATCTCACGGGGAGTCGTTTTTTTCGCTTTTTCAACATCGTTTCAATGGGCAAGCCATCTACTTATTAGATGAGCCAGAAGCTGCGCTATCACCAACGAGACAGCTGGCATTTTTAACGCTAATCAATGACTTAGTGAAACAAGGCAATGTCCAATTTATTATTGCAACGCATTCGCCGATTTTACTAGGCTATCCGGATGCCGTTATCTACCAGTTTGATGAGCAAGGAATTGAACCGATTGAATACGAGCAAACCGAGCATGTCCAAGTTACCTCTTACTTTTTGAAGCATCGTGAGAAAATGCTGAAAGATCTGTTTGAGGAGGATGAGGAAGAATTTTGA